Proteins encoded within one genomic window of Christensenellaceae bacterium:
- a CDS encoding ATP-dependent 6-phosphofructokinase, whose amino-acid sequence MRIAVLTSGGDSQGMNTCINVLAKIASFNKNIEFWGVSHGFQGLIDDEFSRIDYAIFRNVSHVGGTVLKSSRSRKFTTVAGLKASVENIKKHKIDVLIVIGGDGSFRGLTALNDEGIKTVAIPATVDNDLYYTDNALGFDSAVNVAVNAIESISQTMSSLDRACVVEVMGRFCGSIALFSASTCACEVVATNEHPLSEEEIVARVKKAISLGITSPLVIVSEHLYDIFKLAAEIEFHTKKETKANVLGYIQRGGSPSPKDRLLAMQFAVRAMELIEKGEFNRAVGVKDNKIIDVDMKTANHSKTNFDEALLRLFEKLNT is encoded by the coding sequence ATGAGAATAGCTGTTTTGACCAGCGGTGGGGACAGTCAGGGTATGAATACCTGCATAAATGTACTTGCAAAAATAGCAAGTTTTAATAAAAATATTGAGTTTTGGGGTGTGAGCCACGGATTTCAAGGACTTATTGATGATGAGTTCAGCCGTATTGATTATGCGATATTCAGAAATGTCAGTCATGTCGGAGGAACGGTTTTGAAGTCGTCACGAAGCCGTAAGTTTACCACTGTGGCAGGTCTTAAGGCTTCAGTTGAAAATATTAAAAAGCACAAGATTGATGTGCTGATTGTGATAGGGGGCGACGGGTCGTTTAGAGGACTGACCGCTCTTAATGATGAAGGAATTAAAACGGTGGCAATTCCTGCCACGGTTGACAATGACTTATATTATACCGATAATGCTCTTGGGTTTGACAGCGCAGTTAATGTGGCGGTGAATGCTATTGAAAGCATAAGTCAAACGATGTCGTCGCTTGACAGGGCATGCGTGGTAGAGGTTATGGGCAGATTTTGCGGTTCAATTGCGCTTTTTTCGGCCTCCACCTGCGCGTGCGAGGTTGTTGCCACCAACGAGCATCCGCTCAGTGAAGAGGAGATTGTGGCACGGGTTAAAAAGGCCATATCTCTTGGAATTACAAGCCCGCTGGTGATTGTGAGTGAGCACCTTTATGATATTTTTAAGCTTGCTGCCGAAATTGAATTTCACACCAAAAAAGAAACTAAGGCCAATGTTCTTGGATACATTCAACGGGGCGGATCACCTTCTCCCAAAGACCGTCTGCTTGCCATGCAGTTTGCTGTGCGAGCGATGGAGCTCATTGAAAAGGGCGAGTTTAACAGGGCAGTGGGCGTAAAAGACAACAAAATTATTGATGTTGATATGAAAACAGCCAACCACAGCAAGACCAACTTTGATGAGGCGTTGCTACGGTTGTTTGAAAAACTTAACACATAA
- the uvrC gene encoding excinuclease ABC subunit UvrC, with product MLEQKLKSLPQSSGVYLMKDKTGTIIYVGKARILKNRVGQYFKNKQPHFKVAAMVEKIADFDYIITNSEFDALLLENNLIKKYQPKYNILLKDSKNFPYIRIDMTEDFPRLEIVRKLKKDKALCFGPYFSGISAGEILKAVNLAYPIRTCTLKLRGGKLLGRACLNHSMGLCSAPCIGKVSPAKYGNTMQKVISFLNGKDSALYNILNEKMNNAAATENFELALEIRDRLSMLGRLKDRTLAALTKDMDIDVFAFVSNEVGGAVTVLIIRGGKMMGAKNYNATGLGFDEVISSFITQYYIQNPKLPKKILVQERVEGLRALTEFLNTLGSTEIEVPQKGIKKQLIKQALSNAEDFLENSIEQDKKEYAKSFGAMEELKTKLGLKNLPVRMECYDISNTQGTNSVSSMVVFINGKSARNHYRHFRIKTVEGPNDFDSMTETLSRRLERLNSADISFGSRPDLVVIDGGKGQLGAVRALIKGYDHDIEVISLAKREEEVFVEDNVQPIILGRNSFALKLLQAIRDEAHRYAITYHRSIRSKKQTESVLDKIEGLGKVKKQRLLDEFKTIKKIKETEEAEIVKLKGFDIGLVRRIKDALKES from the coding sequence ATGTTGGAGCAAAAGTTGAAAAGCCTGCCGCAAAGTAGCGGTGTATATCTGATGAAGGATAAAACCGGTACCATAATTTATGTGGGTAAGGCGAGAATTTTGAAAAACAGAGTGGGGCAGTATTTTAAAAACAAGCAGCCTCATTTTAAGGTTGCCGCTATGGTTGAAAAGATAGCCGACTTTGATTATATCATAACCAACAGCGAATTTGACGCACTCCTTCTTGAAAATAATTTAATAAAAAAATATCAGCCTAAATATAATATACTTCTTAAAGACAGCAAAAATTTTCCGTATATAAGGATTGATATGACAGAGGACTTCCCCAGACTTGAAATTGTGAGAAAGTTGAAAAAAGACAAAGCACTTTGTTTCGGGCCATATTTCAGCGGTATTTCGGCGGGAGAGATTTTGAAGGCCGTAAACTTGGCTTACCCTATAAGAACGTGTACGCTAAAGCTTAGAGGCGGAAAGTTGCTTGGCAGAGCATGTCTTAATCACTCAATGGGACTATGTAGCGCACCGTGTATAGGCAAGGTTAGCCCTGCTAAGTATGGAAATACTATGCAAAAGGTAATAAGCTTTTTAAACGGCAAAGACAGCGCCTTGTATAATATTTTAAACGAAAAGATGAATAACGCCGCAGCCACCGAAAACTTTGAGCTTGCGCTTGAAATAAGAGACAGATTGAGTATGCTTGGAAGGCTTAAAGACAGAACGTTGGCGGCGCTGACAAAGGATATGGATATAGACGTGTTTGCATTTGTTTCAAATGAAGTGGGTGGTGCTGTAACCGTACTTATTATCCGCGGCGGAAAGATGATGGGGGCTAAGAATTATAATGCGACGGGTCTGGGTTTTGATGAGGTGATAAGCTCGTTTATTACGCAATATTATATACAGAACCCTAAATTGCCAAAGAAGATTTTGGTGCAAGAGCGGGTTGAAGGCCTGAGGGCACTAACGGAGTTTTTGAATACGCTTGGCAGCACCGAAATTGAAGTGCCCCAAAAAGGAATAAAAAAGCAGCTTATAAAACAGGCACTCAGCAATGCAGAGGACTTTTTGGAAAACAGCATAGAACAGGACAAGAAGGAATATGCAAAAAGTTTTGGGGCTATGGAGGAACTTAAAACTAAACTTGGGCTTAAAAATCTGCCGGTGCGGATGGAGTGCTATGATATATCAAATACGCAGGGTACCAATTCGGTGTCGAGTATGGTGGTATTTATAAACGGCAAAAGCGCCCGAAATCACTACAGGCACTTTAGGATAAAAACGGTGGAAGGTCCCAATGATTTTGACAGTATGACGGAGACTTTAAGCCGGCGCCTTGAGCGCCTTAACAGTGCTGATATCAGCTTTGGGTCTCGTCCTGACCTTGTTGTCATAGACGGAGGAAAGGGGCAGCTTGGGGCCGTTAGAGCCCTTATAAAGGGGTATGACCACGATATTGAAGTGATTTCGCTGGCCAAAAGGGAGGAAGAGGTCTTTGTGGAAGACAATGTTCAGCCTATAATTTTGGGAAGAAACAGCTTTGCGCTAAAGCTTTTGCAGGCCATAAGAGATGAGGCGCACAGGTATGCTATAACTTATCACCGAAGCATCAGAAGCAAGAAACAGACAGAGAGTGTTCTTGACAAAATTGAAGGGTTGGGTAAGGTTAAAAAACAGAGGCTTCTTGACGAGTTTAAGACCATAAAGAAAATAAAGGAAACCGAAGAGGCTGAGATTGTCAAACTAAAGGGTTTTGATATCGGTTTAGTTAGGCGTATAAAGGATGCGTTAAAAGAGAGTTAG
- the whiA gene encoding DNA-binding protein WhiA translates to MSFARDARIEVINSLCQNECCKLSELSAIVHSCGELNINGGQMSVVIKTDMQQVYGIINDTLKRLYGDFAEIMLDEDLNINKSVRYIITVPPSCSKEVLFDCGLARINPQGNFELIKGIDEHIIESPCCALSYIKGVFITSSTAGIKIFEGGPDEDRKFSGYHLEFIFREEEFADDFSALLFSQGISSKKSKRKHLFVLYIKEAEQLSDLLAMVGAFKSVLKLQNEITVRQVRNNINRQNNCFSANVEKTATAAMKQIAAIERIKNKRGLGSLSDGLIRLCELRLAHPEESIEGLAGLMGNVTKSGVNHQLRKLMKLAEEL, encoded by the coding sequence ATGTCGTTTGCCAGAGACGCCAGAATTGAAGTGATAAATAGTTTATGTCAAAACGAATGCTGCAAGCTCTCGGAGCTTTCGGCTATTGTGCATTCATGCGGCGAGCTTAACATAAACGGCGGGCAGATGAGTGTTGTTATAAAAACGGACATGCAGCAGGTTTACGGCATAATCAACGACACGCTTAAGCGGCTGTATGGCGACTTTGCCGAGATAATGCTGGACGAGGACCTTAACATAAACAAATCGGTAAGATATATTATAACAGTTCCGCCAAGCTGCAGCAAAGAGGTTTTGTTTGACTGCGGGCTGGCTCGGATTAATCCGCAGGGCAATTTTGAACTTATTAAGGGCATTGATGAACATATTATCGAAAGCCCCTGCTGCGCTCTGTCATATATCAAGGGTGTTTTTATAACGAGTTCCACAGCAGGCATTAAGATATTTGAAGGCGGACCCGATGAGGACCGTAAATTCAGCGGGTATCATCTGGAATTTATTTTTAGAGAAGAGGAATTTGCCGATGATTTTTCGGCATTGCTTTTCAGTCAAGGTATCAGCAGCAAAAAGAGTAAGCGCAAACACTTGTTTGTGCTGTATATAAAAGAAGCCGAGCAGCTAAGCGACCTTCTTGCTATGGTGGGGGCCTTTAAGAGCGTTTTAAAGCTTCAGAATGAAATAACTGTGAGGCAGGTGCGAAATAATATAAACAGGCAGAATAACTGCTTTAGTGCCAACGTGGAAAAAACGGCGACGGCTGCTATGAAACAGATTGCGGCCATTGAGAGGATAAAAAATAAGAGAGGCCTCGGCAGCTTAAGTGACGGACTCATTAGGTTGTGTGAGCTGAGGCTTGCTCATCCCGAAGAGTCAATTGAGGGGCTGGCGGGGCTTATGGGAAATGTCACTAAAAGCGGCGTCAATCATCAGCTGAGAAAGCTTATGAAGCTCGCTGAAGAGCTGTGA
- a CDS encoding metalloregulator ArsR/SmtB family transcription factor produces MNKFMNLSDEMIKNLEYYMPQKQVLQQLADFFGVFSDGTRLKILSALSMGRMCVNDISMALDINQTTVSHQLKLLKSMGIVKNMRLGKVIFYDLSNHIINDVLLSGVDYLEANIV; encoded by the coding sequence ATGAATAAATTTATGAATCTGAGCGACGAAATGATAAAAAATCTGGAGTATTATATGCCGCAAAAACAGGTTTTGCAACAACTTGCAGATTTTTTTGGAGTGTTTAGCGACGGCACGAGGCTCAAGATATTGTCGGCGCTTTCTATGGGACGTATGTGTGTGAATGATATTTCGATGGCACTTGACATAAATCAGACTACTGTCAGCCATCAACTTAAGCTGCTCAAAAGTATGGGGATAGTCAAAAATATGCGTCTTGGCAAAGTGATTTTTTATGATTTATCCAACCATATAATTAATGATGTGTTGCTTAGCGGTGTGGATTATCTGGAAGCTAATATTGTTTGA
- a CDS encoding S9 family peptidase — protein MRMEDIEFDTNFDLEDMKKCRQIILSAHGMGSSKDGKTQTKLKEVMKKQGVGVVSFNLLGRGAELFQTEDYIKQFETIEEWARLNFPNSDISLFGSSFGGFLMLQYFAKDPDKYSVLILRAPAIDLASVVKTEIEKQGIFLNEWVTGDGPLESYKPFSLELCSDYANNTTFDTGRNSKINIIAGENDDMVDIKNYQKLLDGGAHIYTINGAGHQLTSPEDLDMFGHYSSLIMEGAKIKWQ, from the coding sequence ATGAGGATGGAAGATATTGAATTTGATACCAATTTCGACTTGGAAGATATGAAAAAATGCAGACAGATTATTTTGTCTGCTCATGGCATGGGCAGCAGTAAGGACGGAAAAACTCAAACGAAACTTAAAGAGGTCATGAAAAAGCAAGGGGTGGGTGTTGTGAGCTTTAACCTTCTGGGGCGCGGTGCAGAACTTTTTCAGACTGAAGATTATATAAAACAGTTTGAAACAATTGAAGAATGGGCGCGGCTGAATTTTCCCAATTCCGATATAAGCTTGTTTGGAAGCAGTTTTGGGGGATTTTTGATGTTGCAATATTTTGCAAAAGACCCTGATAAGTATAGTGTGCTTATTTTGCGTGCCCCTGCAATTGACTTGGCATCAGTTGTTAAAACTGAGATTGAAAAACAAGGAATATTTCTTAACGAATGGGTTACGGGTGATGGACCTTTGGAAAGCTATAAGCCCTTTAGTCTTGAGCTGTGTTCGGATTATGCGAATAATACAACATTTGATACAGGCAGAAATTCAAAGATAAACATTATTGCCGGCGAAAATGACGATATGGTTGATATAAAAAACTATCAAAAACTTTTAGACGGCGGAGCACATATTTATACCATAAATGGAGCAGGGCATCAACTGACGAGCCCTGAGGACTTGGATATGTTTGGTCACTATTCTTCTCTTATTATGGAGGGAGCAAAAATCAAATGGCAGTAA
- a CDS encoding DNA polymerase III subunit alpha, producing the protein MKPFIHLHVHTEYSLLDGACTIKKLVEKVKEQGAPAIAITDHGNMMGALKFYAECFKLGIKPIIGCEFYIAENRHVKSGKPELFHLILLAKNNTGYKNLLKLNSIAHVEGFYYKPRIDYEVLKKHSEGLICLSACLAGHVPQLLLERRFDEAEKLALKYKSLFDEGDYYIELQNHGLPEQIEVLEPLYNLAKKIGVKTVATNDAHYINKSDAEMQDILLCIQTGRFVDEPNRMKFETEEFYIKNMEEMQQVLGAYPEALETPYEIVEKCQVSIKAKSHAEIDSSLGIPKDSVLKPSEAFIPVFKAPDGMNNYEYMKKVVYDGLEKRYGKITKELEERAETELELIKSGGFIEYFLVVWDYVAYAKSQGIPVGPGRGSGAGSIVAYAMGITNVEPLQYNLLFERFIHKERVSMPDFDIDFCYDRRSEIIEYVKQKYGMDHVSYIGTLGTMAAKNAIKDVGRVLRIPYAEVDKITKSIPNKLPDGIKKPPVLKYYFGTTGKEEDQKYVLPELRAYYDNDERLKKVIDLGIKLEGMPRQSSTHACGILITPRPVSDFVPLLRNGEEIASQFSMVELEDLGLLKMDFLGLRTLTDIDRTVKLIKKNFNKDIDFDSMGVDDPNVYKLVTSGDTTNIFQIESSGFQDLMRKLKPDCLEDIIAAISMYRPGPMDYIPRFLENKQNPKNIVYDHPCLEPILKETYGVIVYQEQVMKIVQVMAGYTLGQADNVRRIMGKKKVDQMDAERKKFINGWQDPKGQKSIPGAVALGVKPEVAEKVFHEMENFAKYAFNKSHSAGYAVLTYQTAWLKCYYPVEFLVSVLNNRITNADEIKRYLIYAKEVKIEVLPPDINKSETYFSVENGKIRFGLAALKNVGIGMTDSIIEERTKNGSFADLYDLISRFAGTVNKRYMESLIYSGALDSFGKARSQLIEVFDQVIDMAYSTKKTQATGQFSLFENEAVQLNIVVYPDIKEYSLAAKLKFEKQVTGVYISGHPLDNYADKMKNFNFNSSKLVVSEDINANDEMHEMEFIEQDIVNDMQVNTGGIVTEIRKMYTKQGNREMAMLKLEDLYGSMDLMMFPNIYDRYKDKLKEDVMISVSGRLSLRPGDTPTILVEKMGFWAAETEEEPEKPKEEEKSSQTLYLKYDTTDKLLHQKIMTILKNSIGSVPVLIKCGQTDKSFRIGLKVNVDNYLLNELNALIKEEFIKVM; encoded by the coding sequence ATGAAACCGTTTATACATTTGCATGTGCATACCGAATATAGTTTGCTTGACGGAGCCTGCACCATCAAAAAGCTGGTTGAAAAGGTTAAAGAGCAGGGAGCGCCTGCCATTGCCATAACCGATCATGGCAATATGATGGGCGCACTCAAGTTTTATGCCGAGTGTTTTAAATTAGGAATTAAGCCCATCATCGGGTGCGAGTTTTATATTGCCGAAAACAGGCATGTTAAATCGGGTAAGCCCGAGCTTTTTCATTTAATTTTGCTTGCCAAAAACAATACGGGATATAAGAATCTGTTAAAGCTTAATTCCATTGCCCATGTAGAAGGGTTTTATTACAAGCCCCGAATTGACTATGAGGTGCTGAAAAAACACAGCGAGGGGCTCATTTGTCTATCAGCGTGTTTAGCGGGGCATGTTCCGCAACTGCTTTTAGAGCGCCGCTTTGACGAAGCTGAAAAGCTTGCGCTTAAATATAAGTCTTTGTTTGATGAAGGCGACTATTATATAGAGCTTCAAAATCACGGTCTTCCTGAACAGATAGAGGTTTTGGAGCCGCTTTATAACCTTGCTAAAAAGATTGGTGTAAAGACTGTTGCTACAAATGATGCTCACTATATCAACAAATCTGATGCTGAAATGCAGGATATTTTGCTGTGTATTCAGACGGGCAGATTTGTGGACGAGCCTAACCGCATGAAGTTTGAAACCGAAGAATTTTATATCAAAAATATGGAGGAAATGCAGCAGGTTTTGGGGGCTTATCCCGAAGCACTTGAAACTCCCTATGAGATAGTTGAAAAGTGTCAGGTATCAATTAAGGCCAAGAGTCACGCAGAGATAGATTCGTCGTTGGGTATTCCTAAGGATTCTGTTCTAAAGCCCAGCGAGGCGTTTATTCCTGTTTTTAAGGCTCCGGACGGCATGAATAACTATGAGTATATGAAAAAGGTTGTATACGATGGGCTTGAAAAACGATATGGTAAAATTACCAAGGAACTTGAAGAACGTGCCGAGACCGAGCTGGAGCTTATTAAAAGCGGAGGGTTTATAGAATACTTTTTGGTGGTGTGGGATTATGTTGCCTACGCCAAAAGTCAAGGCATACCTGTGGGCCCCGGCAGAGGTAGCGGAGCGGGCAGTATTGTGGCCTATGCCATGGGCATAACCAATGTAGAACCTCTGCAATACAACCTGCTGTTTGAGAGATTTATTCACAAAGAACGTGTGAGTATGCCAGACTTTGATATTGACTTTTGTTATGACCGAAGGTCGGAAATTATTGAGTATGTCAAACAGAAATATGGCATGGATCATGTGTCGTATATCGGTACACTTGGCACTATGGCCGCTAAAAACGCCATAAAAGATGTGGGTAGGGTGTTGCGGATTCCTTATGCCGAGGTTGACAAGATAACCAAGTCTATCCCGAACAAGCTGCCTGACGGCATAAAAAAGCCGCCGGTTTTGAAGTATTATTTTGGAACAACGGGCAAAGAAGAGGACCAGAAATATGTTCTGCCCGAGCTGAGGGCTTATTATGACAACGACGAGCGTCTTAAAAAAGTTATTGACCTTGGCATAAAGCTTGAAGGCATGCCCAGACAGAGCTCAACACACGCCTGCGGAATTTTGATTACACCAAGACCCGTCAGCGACTTTGTGCCGCTGCTGCGAAACGGCGAGGAAATAGCGTCCCAATTCAGCATGGTGGAGCTTGAGGATTTGGGACTTCTGAAAATGGACTTTTTGGGGCTTAGAACGCTTACGGATATTGACAGAACTGTTAAGCTTATCAAAAAGAATTTTAATAAAGACATTGATTTTGATAGCATGGGGGTTGATGACCCCAATGTTTATAAGTTGGTTACTTCAGGCGATACAACCAACATATTTCAGATTGAAAGCTCAGGTTTTCAGGATTTGATGCGAAAGCTTAAGCCTGACTGTCTTGAAGATATTATTGCTGCTATTTCGATGTATCGGCCGGGGCCGATGGATTATATACCTAGGTTCTTGGAAAATAAGCAAAACCCCAAAAATATAGTCTATGACCATCCGTGTCTGGAGCCTATTTTGAAAGAAACCTACGGCGTAATTGTATATCAAGAGCAGGTTATGAAAATTGTTCAGGTCATGGCGGGTTATACGCTGGGGCAGGCCGACAATGTGCGGCGTATTATGGGCAAAAAGAAAGTGGACCAGATGGACGCAGAGCGTAAGAAGTTTATAAACGGCTGGCAGGACCCCAAGGGACAAAAAAGTATCCCGGGTGCTGTTGCACTCGGTGTCAAACCGGAAGTAGCCGAAAAAGTATTTCATGAAATGGAAAACTTTGCAAAATACGCGTTTAACAAGTCGCACTCGGCAGGTTATGCAGTTTTAACTTATCAGACAGCGTGGCTTAAGTGTTATTATCCGGTGGAGTTTCTGGTGTCGGTTTTAAACAACCGCATAACAAACGCTGATGAAATTAAAAGATATCTCATATACGCAAAGGAAGTTAAGATAGAGGTTCTTCCTCCGGACATCAACAAGAGTGAGACATACTTCAGCGTTGAAAACGGCAAAATAAGGTTTGGTCTTGCGGCCCTCAAAAATGTTGGAATAGGTATGACTGACAGCATTATTGAAGAGAGAACTAAAAACGGTTCGTTTGCTGACCTCTATGACCTTATATCCAGATTTGCGGGGACTGTCAACAAAAGGTATATGGAAAGCCTGATTTACAGCGGTGCGCTGGACTCCTTCGGCAAAGCACGTTCGCAGCTGATAGAGGTGTTTGATCAGGTAATTGATATGGCATATTCCACAAAAAAGACGCAGGCGACAGGGCAGTTCAGTCTGTTTGAAAACGAGGCGGTGCAGCTTAATATAGTGGTTTATCCTGATATAAAGGAATATAGCCTTGCCGCCAAGCTTAAGTTTGAAAAGCAGGTGACGGGAGTATATATTTCGGGTCATCCGCTTGATAATTATGCTGACAAGATGAAGAATTTTAACTTTAATTCGTCAAAGCTGGTTGTGAGTGAGGATATAAATGCCAACGACGAAATGCACGAAATGGAATTTATTGAACAGGATATTGTCAACGATATGCAGGTAAATACAGGCGGAATTGTGACGGAGATACGAAAAATGTATACTAAGCAGGGCAACCGTGAAATGGCCATGCTCAAGCTTGAAGATTTGTATGGTTCTATGGATTTGATGATGTTTCCAAATATTTATGACCGATATAAAGACAAGCTTAAAGAGGATGTTATGATAAGCGTAAGCGGCAGACTTTCGCTGAGGCCGGGGGATACCCCCACCATACTTGTTGAAAAGATGGGCTTTTGGGCGGCGGAAACTGAAGAAGAGCCGGAAAAACCCAAAGAAGAAGAAAAGTCTTCGCAGACGCTTTATTTAAAGTATGACACTACCGACAAGCTGTTGCATCAAAAGATTATGACGATTTTGAAAAATAGCATTGGCAGTGTGCCCGTTTTGATAAAATGCGGGCAAACCGACAAAAGCTTTAGGATAGGGCTCAAGGTTAATGTGGATAATTATTTGCTTAATGAGCTGAATGCGTTAATTAAAGAGGAATTTATAAAAGTGATGTAA
- the murB gene encoding UDP-N-acetylmuramate dehydrogenase, giving the protein MSFLKIEKVLKAAGIKTIKAELKDYTTVKIGGRARVFALAENFEQLKTVFQTCRRYNKPYFVLGAGSNILAHDKKLNYVFVKLAGRFEKITQGSNRVVAGAGVPLFKLNAFFMQNGFGGMEFSFGIPGTVGGAVFMNAGAYGGQMSEWIFKVYYTDGNKVFIKRVADLEFGYRTSCFCGKDLIILKVVFKIQKSDTKTVTQKCKEYLQKRIASQPYTMPSAGSVFKKFGDTPAPVFIEETGLKGKSAGAAQISPKHCGFIVNNGGAKFRQVFKLITKIRKTVSKKFGIILTREVIIIPPKEE; this is encoded by the coding sequence ATGAGTTTTTTGAAGATAGAAAAGGTTCTGAAAGCTGCCGGAATTAAAACGATAAAAGCGGAGCTAAAAGACTATACCACCGTCAAAATAGGCGGGCGGGCAAGGGTATTTGCGCTGGCTGAAAATTTTGAACAGCTAAAAACTGTTTTTCAAACCTGCAGGAGGTATAACAAGCCATATTTTGTGTTGGGTGCGGGCAGCAATATTCTGGCGCATGATAAAAAGCTTAACTATGTGTTTGTTAAACTTGCGGGCCGCTTTGAAAAGATAACGCAGGGCAGCAATAGAGTTGTTGCCGGTGCCGGTGTGCCGTTGTTTAAGTTAAACGCTTTTTTTATGCAAAACGGTTTTGGGGGAATGGAATTTAGCTTTGGAATTCCGGGCACAGTCGGCGGTGCGGTTTTTATGAATGCAGGAGCTTATGGCGGACAGATGAGTGAGTGGATTTTTAAGGTATATTACACCGATGGAAATAAAGTATTTATAAAACGTGTAGCAGATTTGGAGTTTGGTTATCGAACGAGTTGTTTTTGCGGTAAGGATTTGATTATCCTTAAAGTTGTATTTAAAATTCAAAAGAGCGATACCAAAACTGTTACGCAAAAATGCAAGGAGTATCTTCAGAAGAGGATAGCTTCTCAGCCGTATACCATGCCTAGTGCGGGCAGTGTGTTTAAAAAGTTTGGGGATACTCCGGCTCCGGTTTTTATTGAAGAGACGGGTCTTAAAGGAAAATCTGCAGGAGCTGCTCAGATTTCGCCAAAGCACTGCGGATTTATAGTCAATAACGGCGGCGCAAAATTCAGACAAGTTTTTAAATTAATTACTAAAATAAGAAAGACAGTTTCTAAAAAATTTGGTATAATACTAACAAGAGAAGTTATAATCATTCCGCCAAAGGAGGAATGA
- a CDS encoding PHP domain-containing protein produces MNFFGDYHTHTRHAKRWWFPVKHAKGTLEENVRAAAEQGLKEIGITDHGFNQGLFGTRRKTVKRLKEEAKELSKKYNINILIGVEANLISLDGDIDVHPSDMEVLDFVICGFHRVARATGLKHTFRLFFKTLVFAIIGQAKRLIERNTQIYIDMLNKNKIDVLVHPNTRPLPFLVDIVRVAEVAKQRGTLIEINCKSMFLTKPEVDKMVETGVKFVVDTDSHRPERIGHFEAGEKVIRDYNIPEENISNLNKLPEFINYKRK; encoded by the coding sequence ATGAATTTTTTTGGAGATTATCACACACACACACGACACGCCAAAAGATGGTGGTTTCCTGTTAAACATGCAAAGGGCACGCTGGAGGAAAATGTGCGTGCTGCTGCTGAACAGGGACTTAAGGAAATCGGTATAACCGATCATGGATTTAATCAGGGACTTTTTGGAACGCGGAGAAAGACAGTAAAGCGCCTGAAAGAAGAAGCCAAGGAACTTAGTAAGAAATATAATATAAACATTCTGATTGGTGTTGAGGCCAATCTGATTTCTCTTGACGGCGATATTGATGTTCATCCTTCTGACATGGAAGTTCTGGACTTTGTTATTTGCGGCTTTCACAGAGTGGCAAGGGCCACAGGGCTTAAGCATACGTTTAGGTTGTTTTTTAAGACGCTGGTTTTTGCCATTATCGGTCAGGCAAAGCGCCTGATAGAGAGAAACACACAAATTTATATTGATATGCTCAACAAAAACAAAATAGATGTTTTGGTGCACCCCAACACAAGGCCGCTGCCGTTTCTGGTGGATATTGTTAGGGTTGCAGAAGTAGCCAAACAAAGAGGTACGCTTATTGAAATTAATTGTAAGTCAATGTTTCTGACAAAACCTGAGGTTGACAAGATGGTTGAAACGGGTGTAAAATTTGTGGTAGACACTGATTCGCACAGACCCGAGAGGATAGGGCATTTTGAGGCGGGTGAGAAAGTAATTAGGGACTATAATATACCTGAAGAAAATATATCAAACCTTAATAAGCTGCCGGAGTTTATAAATTATAAAAGAAAATAA